A portion of the Cryptomeria japonica chromosome 5, Sugi_1.0, whole genome shotgun sequence genome contains these proteins:
- the LOC131075551 gene encoding uncharacterized protein LOC131075551 has protein sequence MEGSNNGECTSGVRKKPRFRSVYRRIKALSPLPYLVKVLDFYVRSVSECAGRTNYSGLTAGGLGVSTITLPNSFNTSSLRNDDDFAELVRAASQRSKSSPAAQEKEIRRSFSTSAVPSVGRIDEDRPCYFGGSFRKSASQSDLRYPRTRSCHPARISRVGNEIVDCT, from the coding sequence ATGGAAGGCAGCAATAATGGTGAATGCACCAGTGGTGTTCGGAAGAAGCCCCGATTTAGATCAGTCTACAGAAGAATTAAGGCTTTGTCCCCTCTTCCATACCTTGTGAAAGTCTTAGATTTTTATGTGAGAAGCGTGTCTGAGTGTGCTGGGAGGACCAATTACAGTGGCTTGACTGCGGGTGGTCTAGGTGTTTCCACAATTACCCTCCCAAACAGCTTCAACACCTCCTCTCTtagaaatgatgatgattttgctgagcTCGTTAGGGCCGCTTCACAGAGGAGTAAATCATCTCCTGCCGCACAAGAGAAGGAAATTCGGAGAAGCTTTAGCACTAGTGCAGTACCTTCTGTGGGAAGGATTGACGAGGACAGACCCTGCTATTTTGGTGGGTCTTTCAGAAAGAGTGCTTCGCAATCAGATCTTCGTTACCCTCGCACTCGAAGTTGCCATCCTGCCAGAATTTCTCGTGTTGGGAATGAAATTGTTGACTGTACGTGA